Proteins found in one Mytilus edulis chromosome 2, xbMytEdul2.2, whole genome shotgun sequence genomic segment:
- the LOC139511768 gene encoding uncharacterized protein, with amino-acid sequence MANVSANDIHGGDNGDNGVNDRIQFFNSISQEHEEEFVPPREHNSLMEISQNNEEHNTTPNERQSICCKKIRILVIINIILAVVIVISTISLIAVIENCHLKQHKVSEEKQLIGNGPSNDPFFSAAFPQKGSTVNIKCFLPFKGIYSIQTIFEKENENSNVSITRSGEKYHFELYCDKDHRTGDDTAVCSYKCTKFDISLSEMQMILLKMDDSCLALNGRIEIWNSTIKR; translated from the exons ATGGCGAATGTGAGTGCAAACGATATCCATGGTGGTGATAATGGTGATAATGGTGTTAACGATAGAATACAGTTCTTTAATAGCATATCTCAAGAACATGAAGAAGAATTCGTTCCGCCTCGGGAACACAATTCGTTAATGGAAATTTCACAAAACAACGAGGAACATAATACCACACCAAATGAACGTCAATCAATATGTTGCAAAAAGATAAGGATTCTTGTGATTATCAATATCATTTTGGCCGTGGTAATAGTTATATCAACTATATCTTTGATCGCCGTAATTGAGAATTGTCATTTAAAG CAACACAAAGTTAGTGAAGAAAAACAGCTTATTGGTAATGGTCCTTCAAATGATC CATTTTTCTCGGCTGCATTTCCCCAAAAAGGATCTACTGTGAATATAAAGTGTTTCCTTCCATTTAAAGGAATATATTCAATTCAGACAATTTTCGAGAAGGAAAACGAAAATAGCAATGTTTCCATTACACGTTCTGGAGAAAAATATCATTTCGAACTATATTGTGATAAAGATCACAGAACGGGTGACGATACAGCTGTTTGTAGTTACAAATGTACAAAGTTCGATATAAGTCTTTCTGAAATGCAGATGATCTTACTAAAAATGGATGACAGCTGTCTCGCTTTGAACGGAAGAATTGAAATATGGAATTCAACAATAAAACGATAA